Sequence from the Cellulomonas fimi ATCC 484 genome:
TCCTGGCCGGCGGCGCTGCCGTAGGTTCCGGGCGTGAAGTAGACGGCGTGGCGACTGGAACCGAACTCTGTCTCGTTCGCGATCGAGCGGAGGTGCGCGTTGATCTCCTCGACGGGTGTGGTCGGGTCGAAGATCTTCACGTTGGGGCCGAAGTCGGGGGCCGCGTCCGCCACAGCGATCGAGGGTACCGGTGCAACACAGCCGATGACTGCGGCTCCTACGATCGCGAGAGTCATCCGGTGTGCTCGCGTCTTGCTGTTCATGCAGCTCCTTTCGTGCGGCCACGCGTCAAGGCGACGGCGTCCGCGGTCTGGCGCGCGGTTCAGCGGTCGGGCCGGGGCCGAGGTCATAGGGCAGACGGGAGAGCGCGTGGGTGCCGTGCCACGACACCCGTCACGAACCGTCAGGGCACCGACGGCAGGCATCCGCGCGGGATTCGGTCGAGGGCATCGACCAAGAGCGGGGCGCGTTGTCTCCACGCCTCCGAGCCGTCGCACTCGTCGTCGAGGCGGGCTCCACCCGAGACCGGTCTGGTCGTGGGGCGCACGTGCCGGTCGTCGATGAACGGCATCGCTTCGATCAATCGTGCAGACCGCAACCGTCCCTAGGAACCAGCAGTTGCTGATGATCCCGATCACACGCGCTGATGGCTCATGCGGCGTGCGGCACGTAGCGGTGATCTCCGACTGCCCACCACGGCCGCGGCATACGATGACAACGGCATCGCGCCGGCGCGGTGCAGTCTCGTCCGTTCACCGAAAGGTCGCCGGTGAACCTTGCGAACTTGAACCTCAATCTGTTGACCGCACTAGATGCCCTCCTCAGGGAGCAGAGCGTCACCAACGCCGCCGCCCGGCTCGGCCTGAGTCAACCCGCTCTGAGCGCTTCGCTCGCCCGCCTCCGTCGGTACTTCGACGACCCTCTGCTGATTCGCGTCGGGAACAACTACGAGCTCACGCCGTTCGCGGAGCAACTACGCGAGAGAACGGGTGCCGCCGTCTCGACCGTCGAGCGAGTGTTCGACGTCGGACCGACGTTCGAGCCTTCGACGTCAACGCGATCGTTCAGCGTTCTGGTCGCGGACTACGCCGTGAACGTCCTCGGCGCCGAGGTGAGCCGGCTTCTCGCCGCCCGCGCCCCCGGCGTTCGCCTGGAGTTCCACCCGCACACCCCACAGCTCGTGGAGCGTGCCGAATCCGTTCTTCGGGAGGTGGACGCTCTCATCCTTCCCCGCGGGTTCGTCTCGAACCTGCCGCACCGAGACCTCTTCACGGACACCTGGGTGTGCCTCGTCGCTGAGGACCACCCGACGGTCGGCGCGACGGTGTCCTTGGATGAACTGGCACAGCTGCCATGGGTGGCGAGCTTCCGCTCGTCGTCCGCATTCACCCCTCCGATGCGGCAGCTCGAGAACCTCGGACTCGACCTGAAGGTGCAGCTCGTCGTCGAGAACTTCCTCGCGATACCGCAGTTCCTCGTGGGAACCAACCGGGTCGCCGTCATCCAGAGCAGGCTCGTTCCGCAGTTGCAGCGAAGCCATCGCGTCCGAGCGGTGCCGTGCCCGTTCGAGGTGATTCCGCTCGTCGAAGCACTCTGGTGGCACCCGATTCAGCAGACCGAACCCGGACACGTCTGGCTGCGATCGCTCCTTGTCGACGCGGCCGAGCGGGCGGCCAGTCGATTCCCGTCTGGCTAACCGCATCGTTTGCGAGATCGAACCACGACCAAACTGCCCCATTCAGGCCGGCGCTCGCGACGATGGGTCCGGTCTCGGGCGCATAGCCGCGCATGCGATGCGCCTCGTCCGACCTTTGACAATCGCCTCAGAGCGTCGGGTCCGGTCTCAGGCATCGGGGCGACGTCGTATCGGCGTGAGCGCGCCACATATGGCCGGGCGCCCGCCACGACCCCTACGAGACCGCGGCGAACCGTCAGTGCATCGGCGCAGGCGCGGCGCCTGTCGTCGTCTGGCGCACGACGAGCGCTGGCTCGAGAACGTGGGAGCGATGGTCGTGGTCGGCCCCGCACCCGCCGAGAGCGATCTGGGCCCCGAGCTCGCCGATCCGCTCCCCCGGTTGCGACACCGTGGTGATCGGTATCGGACTGTCCCAGGCGGCCTGGTTGTTGTCGTAGCCGACGATCGCGACGTGGTCCGGGATCGAGAGGTCGCCCGCTGAGGTCACCGCTTGCACTACTCCCGCTGCGAGCAGGTCCGACGCCGCCACGATCCCGTCGACCTCACCTCGCCGGATCGCGGGGACGAGCTCTCGGCCGACCCTCCAACCGTCGGCACGATTCACACCGTTGGGAGCGATCTCAGCAACGGGCTCCACACCCGCTTCGCGCATCACCTGGTGGAATCCCGCCGCACGGTCCTGCACGGGACGCAGGATGCCAGGGCCACCCACGAACACGATCCTTCGACGTCCGAGGTCGAGGAGATGCCGGGTCGCGATAGCGCCGCCGAGATGGTTGTCCACGGACACCGAGCAGAACTGGGTCGTCGGCGCGTCAAAGTTCAGCATGACGACCGGGACCGATGTGGGTGCAAGTCGCGCGATCGCGGCGAAGTGTGCTGCGTCGTTGAGCGTCATGAGGATGCCGGCGACCCGCGTCTGAGCGAACATCCGCAGATGTCGCGCCTCCCGCTCGAGGCGCCCGTCGCTGTTGGCGAGCAGCACGGCGAGTTCAGACCGGTCCGCGACCCGTTCCGCCCCACGAGCGATGTCGATGAACAGCGAGTTCGTGAGGTCGGTGACGACGAGGCCGAGGGTCGGGCTGGCGCCAGCCGCAAGAGAGCGCGCAAGTCGGTTCGGCTCGTAATCGAGCATCGTCATCGCGCGCTCGACCTTCTCCCGGGTGGTGGCGGAGACGCGGTCGGGGTGGTTCAGCACGTTCGAGACGGTGCCGAGCGACACGCCCGCGAGCGCGGCAACGTCTCCGATCGCCGCTCGCGCCTTGCCGTTGGGGATCACCGGTCCTCCTCGTCGAGTGTGACGGAACCATAGCCCATGTATCGAGTCCATTGGAGCGCTTCAAGCGGGCGTCATCACCGCTGCTGATGTCCGGGATTCGACTTGGATATCCGCCGGCTTTGGTCCTTGTCTCGATCTGGACGAGCGCCTACCTTCTCGCTCTGAAGCGCTTCAACAGCGCACAGAGCACATTTCAAGGAGGAAGTGTGATGTTGACTCACATGCGTACCCGGCGCTCCACCGCCGTGCTCGGACTGGCCGCTGCTGGCGCCCTGCTCCTCACGGCGTGCTCGGGTTCGGGCGACAACAACGGCTCGGGCGGCAGCTCGGACCAGTTCAAGTACCTGTCGCTGGCCGAGAACACCGCCATCAAGGACACGCTCACGTCGCTGTCCACAGGTGCGTGCGCCGACGCCGAGGCGACGGCCCCGCTCAAGGTCGAGACCACGCCCCAGGCCGGCATCGACCAGCGCCTCCAGCTCGACGCGGGCCAGTCGTCGCTCCCCGCGCTGTTCTCCACCGGCAACTCCCCGCAGGTGATCAAGGACATCCAGAGCGCCGGCCAGGTCGTTGACATCAACGCCGAGCTTGCCGCACTCGGTCAGGAGGACGCGATCATCCCGGCCGCGCGCTCCACGCTCGAGAACCTGTACGACGGCGGCGTCTACGTCCTGCCGACCGAGTTCAACGTCGAGGGCATCTGGTACAACAAGAAGCTCTTCGCGGACAACGGCATCGAGGTTCCCGGGACCTGGTCGGAGATGGTCGCCGCAGCCGACACGCTCTCCGCGGCCGGCGTCCAGCCGTTCTCGGCGGCGGGGAAGGACGGCTGGCCCGTCACCCGGCTGGTCGGGAACTACCTCTACCGTTCCATCGGCCCGGACGCCCTGACCGCGGTCGCGTCCGGCGAGGCCAAGCTGACCGACCCGGAGTACGTCGAGGCGGCCGCGGCGGTTGCCGACCTCGGGACCAAGGGCTACTTCGGCCCGTCGGTGACATCGATCGACTACACGACGGCCGCGAACGAGTTCCTCTCGGGCAACGCCGCCATGTACTACATGGGCAGCTGG
This genomic interval carries:
- a CDS encoding LysR family transcriptional regulator codes for the protein MNLANLNLNLLTALDALLREQSVTNAAARLGLSQPALSASLARLRRYFDDPLLIRVGNNYELTPFAEQLRERTGAAVSTVERVFDVGPTFEPSTSTRSFSVLVADYAVNVLGAEVSRLLAARAPGVRLEFHPHTPQLVERAESVLREVDALILPRGFVSNLPHRDLFTDTWVCLVAEDHPTVGATVSLDELAQLPWVASFRSSSAFTPPMRQLENLGLDLKVQLVVENFLAIPQFLVGTNRVAVIQSRLVPQLQRSHRVRAVPCPFEVIPLVEALWWHPIQQTEPGHVWLRSLLVDAAERAASRFPSG
- a CDS encoding LacI family DNA-binding transcriptional regulator, with the translated sequence MIPNGKARAAIGDVAALAGVSLGTVSNVLNHPDRVSATTREKVERAMTMLDYEPNRLARSLAAGASPTLGLVVTDLTNSLFIDIARGAERVADRSELAVLLANSDGRLEREARHLRMFAQTRVAGILMTLNDAAHFAAIARLAPTSVPVVMLNFDAPTTQFCSVSVDNHLGGAIATRHLLDLGRRRIVFVGGPGILRPVQDRAAGFHQVMREAGVEPVAEIAPNGVNRADGWRVGRELVPAIRRGEVDGIVAASDLLAAGVVQAVTSAGDLSIPDHVAIVGYDNNQAAWDSPIPITTVSQPGERIGELGAQIALGGCGADHDHRSHVLEPALVVRQTTTGAAPAPMH
- a CDS encoding ABC transporter substrate-binding protein; translation: MLTHMRTRRSTAVLGLAAAGALLLTACSGSGDNNGSGGSSDQFKYLSLAENTAIKDTLTSLSTGACADAEATAPLKVETTPQAGIDQRLQLDAGQSSLPALFSTGNSPQVIKDIQSAGQVVDINAELAALGQEDAIIPAARSTLENLYDGGVYVLPTEFNVEGIWYNKKLFADNGIEVPGTWSEMVAAADTLSAAGVQPFSAAGKDGWPVTRLVGNYLYRSIGPDALTAVASGEAKLTDPEYVEAAAAVADLGTKGYFGPSVTSIDYTTAANEFLSGNAAMYYMGSWILGNFNDPEQNKIGAENIGFMPFPAIEGGNGSADQLAANVGVPIAMGRSAYDDGAKAWLECIAQNYGSEALKTQGVITGFKVDGDAGEIPALTQVVQDQIAQTTSTVLWFEALFPAKATTTSQTNGGLLASGGISPEEFMSLVQTDLDEE